One Streptomyces drozdowiczii DNA segment encodes these proteins:
- a CDS encoding PepSY domain-containing protein, protein MTCDSPSKNTGFLRAHRVRAAGVACVVLSAALLTGCGQDSGSTSASTKTSEAARAVPEATTSPSPTGSESASPGQMTEDQQERKDLISATKVTYDKAITTAEGEVKGGKLVDLELKTAEDAADDDESASPSPTGSPSPTGSPSPTGSAAAGAPQWVATVAAKTGTKHKVHIDAVSGKVLSSSEDADQSTSDKAKTAKRTTQAKQTPQQAAKAALAKQQGTVTALDLDDNDQGTLVWKTDVVTKDWKKTTFDIDASNGSVTHQETDND, encoded by the coding sequence ATGACATGTGACTCCCCCTCCAAGAACACCGGATTCCTCCGTGCCCACCGCGTACGCGCCGCGGGTGTCGCCTGCGTCGTGCTCAGCGCGGCCCTGCTGACCGGCTGCGGCCAGGACAGCGGCAGCACCTCCGCGAGCACGAAGACCTCGGAGGCGGCCCGCGCCGTGCCCGAGGCGACGACGAGCCCGTCCCCCACCGGGAGCGAGAGTGCCTCGCCGGGCCAGATGACGGAGGACCAGCAGGAACGCAAGGACCTGATCTCCGCCACCAAGGTCACCTATGACAAGGCCATCACCACGGCCGAGGGCGAGGTCAAGGGCGGCAAGCTCGTCGATCTCGAACTCAAGACCGCCGAGGACGCCGCAGACGACGACGAGAGCGCCAGCCCCTCTCCGACGGGCAGCCCCTCGCCCACCGGCAGCCCCTCGCCGACGGGCAGCGCCGCGGCCGGCGCCCCGCAGTGGGTCGCGACCGTCGCCGCCAAGACCGGGACCAAGCACAAGGTCCACATCGACGCGGTCTCCGGCAAGGTCCTCAGCTCGTCCGAGGACGCCGACCAGAGCACCTCGGACAAGGCCAAGACGGCCAAGCGGACCACCCAGGCCAAGCAGACCCCGCAGCAGGCGGCGAAGGCCGCCCTCGCGAAGCAGCAGGGTACGGTGACCGCCCTCGACCTGGACGACAACGACCAGGGCACGCTCGTCTGGAAGACCGACGTCGTGACGAAGGACTGGAAGAAGACGACCTTCGACATCGACGCGTCCAACGGCTCGGTCACCCACCAGGAGACCGACAACGACTGA
- a CDS encoding acyl-CoA dehydrogenase family protein translates to MTAQPEAGQAPDLLYSETEEDLRAAVRSLLADRADAPSVIARTESDTPYDPQLWKALATGIGAAGLLVPEELGGQGATHREAAVVLEELGRSVAAAPFLTSSVVATETLLALGAQGGPTAELLSGLAEGRQVAVVAVPFAASSADAAGGYASAVNASLGGTLGPVADAAVADVLLVPTADGLYAVATDAPGVRVEPLVALDLTRPLATVTLDGAAGTRLADAGAGRRAVDRGLLAGAGLLASEQLGLAEWCLTETVRHTRERHQFNRPIGSFQALKHRMAQLWLEVVSARAAARNAADALATGSPDAPLAVAVAQAYCSKVAVHAAEECVQLHGGIGMTWEHPAHLYLKRAKADATAYGTAGRHRDTVAALMELPAP, encoded by the coding sequence ATGACCGCACAGCCCGAAGCCGGCCAGGCCCCCGACCTCCTCTACTCGGAGACCGAGGAGGACCTGCGCGCCGCCGTCCGCTCCCTGCTGGCGGACCGCGCCGACGCGCCGTCGGTGATCGCCCGCACCGAGTCCGACACGCCGTACGACCCGCAGCTGTGGAAGGCGCTCGCCACCGGCATCGGCGCCGCCGGCCTCCTCGTGCCCGAGGAGCTGGGCGGCCAGGGCGCCACGCACCGCGAGGCCGCCGTCGTCCTGGAGGAGCTGGGCCGCAGCGTCGCGGCCGCGCCGTTCCTGACCAGCTCCGTCGTCGCCACCGAGACGCTGCTCGCGCTCGGCGCGCAGGGCGGGCCGACTGCGGAACTGCTCTCCGGGCTCGCCGAGGGGCGGCAGGTCGCGGTGGTGGCCGTGCCGTTCGCGGCCTCTTCGGCCGACGCGGCGGGCGGGTACGCCTCGGCGGTGAACGCCTCACTGGGTGGGACGCTGGGCCCGGTGGCCGACGCGGCCGTGGCCGACGTGCTCCTGGTCCCCACCGCCGACGGGCTGTACGCCGTCGCCACCGACGCGCCCGGGGTGCGCGTCGAACCGCTCGTCGCGCTCGACCTCACCCGCCCCCTCGCCACCGTCACGCTCGACGGCGCCGCCGGAACCCGCCTCGCGGACGCCGGGGCCGGACGGCGCGCGGTGGACCGCGGGCTGCTCGCCGGTGCCGGGCTGCTCGCCTCCGAACAGCTGGGACTCGCCGAGTGGTGCCTCACCGAGACGGTGCGACACACCCGGGAGCGCCACCAGTTCAACCGCCCCATCGGCTCCTTCCAGGCGCTCAAGCACCGCATGGCGCAGCTCTGGCTGGAGGTGGTCTCGGCCCGGGCCGCCGCGCGGAACGCCGCCGATGCCCTGGCTACGGGCAGCCCCGACGCGCCGTTGGCCGTGGCCGTCGCACAGGCGTACTGCTCGAAGGTCGCGGTCCACGCCGCCGAGGAGTGCGTGCAGTTGCACGGCGGGATCGGGATGACGTGGGAGCACCCCGCGCACCTGTACCTGAAGCGGGCCAAGGCCGACGCCACCGCGTACGGCACGGCGGGACGCCACCGGGACACCGTCGCCGCGCTCATGGAGCTGCCGGCGCCCTGA
- a CDS encoding acyl-CoA dehydrogenase family protein: MTAPDAAELRRRTRELLAAHPPATTGRTDFLKARFDAGLAWVHYPAGLGGLDAPRSLQPVVDAELAAANAPDNDPRRIGIGLGMAAPTILGFGTDEQKQRFLRPLWVGEEVWCQLFSEPGAGSDLAALGTRAVRDGEDWVVDGQKVWTSSAHLARWAILIARTDPDLPKHRGISYFICDMTDPGVEVRPLRQITGEAEFNEVFLTGVRIPDSHRLGPVGEGWKVAQTTLMNERVSIGGSRTPREGGMIGPVARTWRERPELRTHDLHQRLLTLWVEAEVARLTGERLRQQLVAGQPGPEGSGMKLAFARLNQEISGLEVELLGDEGLLYGDWTMRRPELVDFTGRDAGYRYLRSKGNSIEGGTSEVLLNIVAERVLGLPSEPRNDKDVAWKDLSR; this comes from the coding sequence ATGACCGCACCCGACGCCGCCGAACTGCGCCGCCGCACCCGCGAACTGCTCGCCGCGCACCCTCCGGCCACCACCGGGCGCACCGACTTCCTGAAGGCGCGCTTCGACGCCGGACTCGCCTGGGTGCACTACCCGGCCGGGCTCGGCGGCCTGGACGCCCCGCGCTCCCTCCAGCCCGTGGTCGACGCCGAACTCGCCGCCGCGAACGCGCCCGACAACGACCCGCGCCGCATCGGTATCGGCCTCGGCATGGCCGCCCCGACCATCCTCGGCTTCGGCACCGACGAGCAGAAGCAGCGGTTCCTGCGGCCCCTGTGGGTGGGGGAGGAGGTCTGGTGCCAGCTCTTCAGCGAACCGGGCGCGGGCTCCGACCTCGCCGCCCTCGGCACGCGCGCCGTGCGCGACGGCGAGGACTGGGTGGTCGACGGGCAGAAGGTGTGGACCTCCAGCGCCCATCTCGCGCGCTGGGCGATTCTCATCGCCCGCACCGACCCCGACCTGCCCAAGCACCGCGGCATCAGCTACTTCATCTGCGACATGACCGACCCCGGCGTCGAGGTCCGGCCGCTCCGTCAGATCACCGGCGAGGCCGAGTTCAACGAGGTCTTCCTCACCGGAGTGCGCATCCCCGACAGCCACCGGCTCGGGCCCGTCGGTGAGGGCTGGAAGGTCGCCCAGACCACCCTCATGAACGAGCGCGTCTCCATCGGCGGCTCCCGCACCCCCCGCGAGGGCGGCATGATCGGCCCGGTCGCCAGGACCTGGCGCGAACGGCCCGAGCTGCGCACCCACGACCTGCACCAGCGCCTGCTCACGCTGTGGGTCGAGGCGGAGGTCGCCCGGCTCACCGGTGAACGCCTGCGCCAGCAACTCGTCGCAGGCCAGCCGGGGCCCGAGGGCTCCGGCATGAAGCTCGCCTTCGCCCGCCTCAACCAGGAGATCAGCGGCCTCGAAGTCGAACTCCTCGGCGACGAGGGCCTGCTGTACGGCGACTGGACCATGCGGCGGCCCGAACTGGTCGACTTCACCGGCCGCGACGCGGGCTACCGCTACCTCCGCTCCAAGGGCAACTCCATCGAGGGCGGTACGAGCGAGGTGCTGCTCAACATCGTCGCCGAGCGCGTACTCGGTCTGCCCTCCGAGCCCCGCAACGACAAGGACGTCGCCTGGAAGGACCTCTCCCGATGA
- a CDS encoding NADPH:quinone oxidoreductase family protein yields the protein MQAWRVHRNGEPSEVMELEETDRPVPGDGQVLVEVLAANINFPDALLCRGQYQVRPPLPFTPGVEICGRTEDGCRVLATPALPHGGLAQYVVADEAALLDAPEPLDDAEAAALHIGYQTGWFGLHRRARLKAGETLLVHAAAGGVGSAAVQLGKAAGATVIGVVGGPEKAKTAAALGCDLVIDRRTEDIVAAVKEFTGGRGADVVYDPVGGDAYAKSVKCIAFEGRIVVVGFASGTIPTPGLDHALVKNYSVLGLHWGLYNTKDPQAVRDCHRELTRLAAEGVIKPLISERVPMREAAAAVQRVADGTSTGRIVVLPSGAAR from the coding sequence ATGCAGGCATGGCGAGTGCACCGGAACGGCGAGCCGAGCGAGGTGATGGAGCTGGAGGAGACGGACCGGCCGGTGCCCGGCGACGGGCAGGTGCTGGTCGAGGTGCTCGCGGCGAACATCAACTTCCCCGACGCGCTGCTCTGCCGCGGCCAGTACCAGGTACGGCCCCCGCTGCCGTTCACCCCGGGCGTCGAGATCTGCGGCCGCACCGAGGACGGGTGCCGGGTGCTCGCGACCCCCGCCCTGCCGCACGGCGGTCTCGCCCAGTACGTCGTCGCCGACGAGGCCGCCCTGCTGGACGCCCCGGAACCGCTGGACGATGCGGAGGCCGCGGCCCTGCACATCGGCTACCAGACCGGCTGGTTCGGGCTCCACCGGCGCGCACGGCTCAAGGCGGGGGAGACCCTGCTCGTGCACGCCGCCGCGGGCGGGGTGGGCAGCGCCGCCGTCCAGCTCGGCAAGGCCGCCGGTGCCACGGTCATCGGCGTCGTCGGCGGACCGGAGAAGGCGAAGACCGCCGCCGCGCTCGGCTGCGACCTGGTCATCGACCGGCGCACCGAGGACATCGTCGCCGCGGTCAAGGAGTTCACCGGCGGCCGGGGCGCCGACGTCGTCTACGACCCGGTCGGCGGCGACGCGTACGCCAAGTCCGTGAAGTGCATCGCCTTCGAGGGGCGCATCGTCGTCGTCGGCTTCGCCTCCGGCACCATTCCCACCCCCGGGCTCGACCACGCCCTCGTGAAGAACTACTCCGTCCTCGGCCTCCACTGGGGCCTCTACAACACCAAGGACCCGCAGGCCGTACGCGACTGCCACCGGGAGCTGACCCGGCTCGCCGCCGAAGGCGTCATCAAGCCGCTGATCAGCGAGCGCGTCCCGATGCGCGAGGCGGCGGCCGCCGTCCAGCGCGTCGCCGACGGCACCAGCACCGGCCGCATCGTCGTCCTCCCGTCAGGAGCCGCCCGATGA